The Sebastes fasciatus isolate fSebFas1 chromosome 13, fSebFas1.pri, whole genome shotgun sequence genome includes a region encoding these proteins:
- the dnaaf19 gene encoding dynein axonemal assembly factor 19: MARSERDVIDFSALERELQAAVELERRHLRENEAKLRAVGQRGSSYSQFRDLVLSCHLKPLDKKDKDGAPRKQPWNPVAPSNQ; the protein is encoded by the exons ATGGCGAGGTCAGAGCGTGATGTCATCGACTTCTCGGCGCTGGAGAGAGAGCTGCAGGCGGCGGTGGAGTTGGAGCGGAGACACCTGAGAGAGAACGAGGCCAAGCTGAGAGCCGTCGGCCAGAGAGGCTCCTCCTACAGCCAGTTCAG agACCTGGTCCTGTCCTGCCACCTGAAGCCCCTGGACAAGAAGGATAAAGACGGAGCTCCTCGGAAACAGCCCTGGAACCCCGTCGCCCCGAGCAACCAGTGA